A DNA window from Stigmatella aurantiaca contains the following coding sequences:
- a CDS encoding lipocalin-like domain-containing protein, with translation MQRGGKGLVRGVGAALAVLAVGVFLVTREVPAPPAAPGLTVAALLGTVEGGEQGYARALQPRAFHFPEDHGPHEEFRTEWWYWTGNLQTADGHAFGYQLTLFRNALAPTAPERASEWGTRQLYMGHFALSDIGAGRFHVFERFSRAALGLAGAQAQPFRVWLEDWEVKALGAGALPARLSVAAQGVALALELDEGKPPVLQGDRGLSQKGGPGKASYYYSLTRMPSRGTVTVQGRAYAVTGLSWMDREWSTSVLETSQIGWDWFSLQLSDGTELMYYQLRQSQGAQARLSAGSFVLPDGSAVQLKPDEGRLQVLDTWKSPRSGVTYPARWRLSVPSQQLELELTPAQADQELPVVVLYWEGAVTFTGTRAGQPVTGRGYVELTGYGDAPEASASRPP, from the coding sequence ATGCAGCGTGGCGGCAAGGGGCTCGTGCGGGGGGTGGGGGCGGCGCTGGCGGTGCTGGCCGTGGGGGTGTTCCTCGTCACGCGCGAGGTGCCCGCGCCGCCGGCGGCCCCGGGCCTCACGGTGGCCGCGCTGCTCGGCACGGTGGAGGGCGGGGAGCAAGGGTACGCGCGCGCGCTCCAGCCCCGGGCGTTCCATTTTCCCGAGGACCACGGGCCCCACGAAGAATTCCGCACCGAGTGGTGGTACTGGACGGGCAACCTGCAGACGGCGGACGGGCACGCCTTCGGCTACCAGCTCACGCTGTTCCGCAACGCGCTGGCGCCCACGGCCCCTGAGCGCGCCTCCGAGTGGGGCACGCGGCAGCTCTACATGGGCCACTTCGCGCTGTCGGACATCGGCGCCGGGCGCTTCCATGTCTTCGAGCGGTTCAGCCGCGCGGCGTTGGGGCTCGCGGGGGCGCAGGCCCAGCCCTTCCGGGTGTGGCTGGAGGACTGGGAGGTGAAGGCGTTGGGGGCGGGGGCGCTGCCAGCCCGGCTCTCGGTGGCCGCGCAGGGGGTGGCCCTGGCGCTGGAGCTGGACGAGGGCAAGCCGCCCGTGCTCCAGGGCGACCGGGGGCTGAGCCAGAAGGGGGGGCCCGGCAAAGCCTCCTATTACTACTCGCTCACGCGCATGCCCTCGCGCGGCACGGTGACGGTGCAGGGGCGCGCGTACGCGGTGACGGGCCTGAGCTGGATGGACCGCGAGTGGAGCACCTCCGTGCTCGAGACGTCCCAGATCGGCTGGGACTGGTTCTCGCTCCAGCTCTCGGACGGCACCGAGCTGATGTATTACCAGCTGCGCCAAAGCCAGGGAGCCCAGGCCCGGCTCAGCGCGGGCTCCTTCGTACTCCCGGACGGAAGCGCGGTGCAGCTCAAGCCGGACGAGGGGAGGCTTCAGGTGCTGGACACCTGGAAGAGCCCGCGCAGCGGCGTGACGTATCCGGCGCGCTGGCGGCTCTCGGTTCCGTCGCAACAACTGGAGCTGGAGCTCACCCCGGCCCAGGCGGATCAGGAGCTGCCCGTCGTCGTCCTCTACTGGGAGGGCGCGGTGACGTTCACGGGCACGCGCGCGGGCCAGCCGGTGACGGGCCGGGGCTACGTGGAGCTGACGGGCTACGGGGATGCGCCCGAGGCCTCGGCCTCCCGTCCCCCGTGA
- a CDS encoding cation:proton antiporter has translation MHGLAQNPLTVLIVQLIVIIGLSRLIGKVTRWLGQPLVIAEVVAGVMLGPSLLGWLAPDLMHSLFPDSSLPVLKMLSQVGLILFMFLIGLELDPKMLQGRGHSSVAISHSSILVPFVLGAGASALWLYRSLSAPEVPFVSFVLFMGVAMSITAFPVLARILSERGLLQSRVGVISITCAAVDDVTAWCLLAFVVSIVRASSLTDAGITTLFALLYIAFMLLVVRPFLSRLGARVASKDGLTQNVVAGTLILLLASSWATELIGIHALFGAFLFGAVIPKQGGLADALAERLEDVAVVLLLPVFFAYSGLRTQVGLLNSVEAWAMCGLIILLACLGKFGGSAVAARLTGLRWREASAVGVLMNTRGLMELIVLNIGLDLGVISPTLFTMMVVMALVTTFMTSPLLNWIYPTEEIARDKMALTPVTAGPAPFTVLMCVSHGQAGPGMAALGRALTGGSAAENAQLYALHLISAERASMHRLHEPRPPDEGALAPLLSSAKRLELAVRSLSFVSSEPSADICRTAEAKRADLVLLGWHKPLFSRTMLGGTVHEVMREATTSVAVLVDRGLSETKRVLVPFIGSQNDRQALALARRILRHTGAEVTVLHVTAPGGASQGPRGRALVEELFPQELGQVRFKVVENDSPEEAALAEASQGYDLTVIGAGSEWGLEDRLFGLSRERIIRDAPGSLLVVRHPQASAAPAVASTAVGGLPANEGVS, from the coding sequence ATGCACGGACTGGCCCAGAACCCGCTCACGGTGCTCATCGTGCAGCTCATCGTCATCATTGGGCTCTCCCGGCTCATTGGGAAGGTGACACGCTGGCTGGGCCAACCGCTCGTCATCGCGGAAGTCGTCGCGGGCGTGATGCTGGGCCCTTCGCTGCTCGGCTGGCTGGCCCCGGACCTGATGCACAGCCTGTTCCCAGACAGCTCGCTGCCGGTGCTGAAGATGCTCAGCCAGGTGGGGCTCATCCTCTTCATGTTCCTCATCGGGCTGGAGTTGGATCCGAAGATGCTCCAGGGGCGGGGCCACAGCTCGGTGGCCATCAGCCACTCCAGCATCCTGGTCCCGTTCGTCCTGGGCGCGGGCGCCAGCGCCCTGTGGCTCTACCGCTCCCTGTCGGCCCCCGAAGTGCCCTTCGTGTCGTTCGTGCTCTTCATGGGCGTGGCGATGAGCATCACCGCCTTCCCGGTGCTGGCGCGCATCCTCAGCGAGCGCGGCCTGCTCCAGTCGAGGGTGGGCGTCATCAGCATCACCTGCGCGGCGGTGGATGACGTGACGGCGTGGTGCTTGCTCGCCTTCGTGGTGTCCATCGTCCGGGCCTCGAGCCTCACGGACGCGGGCATCACCACGCTGTTCGCGCTGCTCTACATCGCCTTCATGTTGCTGGTGGTGCGGCCGTTCCTCTCGCGGCTGGGCGCGCGTGTGGCCAGCAAGGACGGGCTCACCCAGAACGTCGTGGCGGGCACGCTGATCCTGCTCTTGGCCTCCAGCTGGGCCACGGAGCTCATCGGCATCCACGCGCTGTTCGGCGCCTTCCTCTTCGGCGCCGTCATCCCCAAGCAGGGCGGGCTCGCCGATGCGCTGGCGGAGCGGCTCGAGGACGTGGCGGTGGTGCTGCTGCTGCCCGTCTTCTTCGCCTACAGCGGCCTGCGCACGCAGGTGGGGCTGCTCAACAGCGTGGAGGCGTGGGCCATGTGCGGGCTCATCATCCTGCTGGCCTGCCTGGGCAAGTTCGGCGGCAGCGCGGTGGCGGCGCGGCTCACGGGGCTGCGCTGGCGCGAGGCCAGCGCCGTGGGCGTGCTGATGAACACCCGCGGGCTGATGGAGCTCATCGTGCTCAACATCGGCCTGGACCTGGGCGTCATCTCCCCCACCCTGTTCACCATGATGGTGGTGATGGCGCTGGTGACGACGTTCATGACCTCGCCGCTGCTCAACTGGATCTACCCCACCGAGGAGATCGCCCGGGACAAGATGGCGCTGACGCCGGTGACGGCCGGCCCCGCGCCCTTCACCGTGCTGATGTGCGTCTCCCACGGCCAGGCGGGCCCCGGCATGGCGGCGCTGGGGCGGGCGCTCACCGGTGGGAGCGCCGCGGAGAACGCCCAGCTCTACGCCCTGCACCTCATCTCCGCCGAGCGCGCCAGCATGCACCGCCTGCACGAGCCCCGGCCACCGGACGAGGGCGCGCTCGCACCGCTGCTCTCCAGCGCCAAGCGCCTGGAGCTGGCGGTGCGCTCGCTGTCGTTCGTCTCCTCGGAGCCCTCCGCGGACATCTGCCGCACCGCCGAGGCCAAGCGCGCGGACCTGGTGCTGCTCGGCTGGCACAAGCCGCTGTTCAGCCGGACGATGCTGGGGGGCACCGTGCACGAGGTGATGCGCGAGGCCACCACGAGCGTGGCGGTGCTGGTGGACCGCGGCCTGTCCGAGACGAAGCGGGTGCTGGTGCCCTTCATCGGCAGCCAGAACGACCGGCAGGCGCTCGCGCTCGCGCGGCGCATCCTGCGGCACACGGGCGCCGAGGTGACGGTGCTGCACGTCACCGCGCCGGGCGGCGCCTCCCAGGGCCCCCGGGGCCGCGCGCTGGTGGAGGAGCTCTTCCCCCAGGAGCTGGGCCAGGTGCGCTTCAAGGTCGTCGAGAACGACTCGCCCGAGGAGGCGGCGCTGGCCGAGGCCTCGCAGGGCTATGACTTGACGGTGATTGGCGCCGGATCCGAGTGGGGCCTGGAGGACCGGCTCTTCGGCCTGTCGCGCGAGCGCATCATCCGCGACGCGCCCGGCTCGCTGCTCGTCGTCCGCCACCCGCAGGCGTCTGCCGCCCCGGCGGTGGCCTCCACGGCGGTGGGTGGCCTGCCCGCCAACGAGGGCGTCTCCTGA
- a CDS encoding helix-turn-helix domain-containing protein produces the protein MHVGATLRLLRVEAGLSLRDLAKRIGVSSAYLSRVEHGLDAVPTPARISAIARELDIPPTLLMDVAHRVSPFLASYLEQEPAASQLFLEIARRQLNSQQLTRLRQLIHTEFPSREFSRDEPPATLAPLLSPERLVLQLSCARLDDALDVAAGRLASAVPGTGAGTLAARLLRSEEEVSSAVGNGVAVPRVALAGGPAVAALVTLARPLPAETPDGQPVRLVVALMSPERGRPALMRLAHVARLASQGLADRLAEVQHPHEVLQHLQAMEPLA, from the coding sequence ATGCACGTCGGGGCGACCCTGAGGCTGTTGCGCGTGGAGGCGGGGCTCTCGCTGAGAGACCTCGCCAAGCGCATTGGCGTCTCGAGCGCCTACCTCAGCCGGGTGGAGCACGGGCTGGACGCGGTGCCCACCCCGGCGCGCATCTCCGCCATCGCCCGGGAGCTGGACATCCCGCCCACGCTGCTCATGGACGTGGCCCACCGGGTGAGCCCCTTCCTGGCGAGCTACCTGGAGCAGGAGCCCGCGGCGAGCCAGCTCTTCCTGGAGATCGCCCGGCGGCAGCTCAACAGCCAGCAGCTCACGCGCCTGCGGCAACTCATTCACACGGAGTTTCCCTCGCGGGAGTTCTCCCGGGACGAGCCACCCGCCACGCTGGCCCCGCTGCTCAGCCCCGAGCGGCTCGTGCTCCAGCTGTCCTGTGCCCGCCTGGATGACGCGCTGGACGTCGCCGCCGGGCGCCTGGCCTCCGCCGTCCCGGGCACGGGCGCGGGGACGCTGGCGGCCCGGCTGCTGCGGAGCGAGGAGGAGGTCTCCAGCGCCGTGGGCAACGGGGTGGCGGTGCCAAGGGTCGCCCTGGCCGGGGGGCCCGCGGTGGCGGCGCTGGTGACGCTGGCCCGGCCGCTCCCGGCGGAGACGCCGGATGGGCAACCCGTGCGGCTGGTGGTGGCGCTCATGAGCCCGGAGCGGGGGCGGCCCGCCCTCATGCGGCTGGCGCACGTGGCGCGGCTGGCGAGCCAGGGGTTGGCGGACCGGCTCGCCGAAGTCCAGCACCCCCACGAGGTGCTCCAGCACCTCCAGGCGATGGAGCCCCTGGCCTGA
- a CDS encoding sugar porter family MFS transporter yields the protein MAHITDIRTGGASALPPQVSTAKISLVAAVAALGGFLFGFDTSVINGAVGALQTTFAASPWATGLAVSSALVGSAVGAFFAGSMADRIGRARTMGVASILFVISALGSGLCFTLWDLSAWRLLGGVAIGVASVVAPAYIAEIAPAHLRGRLGALQQLAIVIGIFAALLGDYALATRAGSATEPLWFGVAAWRWMFWSALPAAALYGIGALFIPESPRYLVARGNETQALAVLRGLVGDSAPSKVVEIRRSLSTESVPRFRDLRGPRFGLLPIVWVGILLAMLQQFVGINVIFYYSSVLWQAVGFSEKDSLAITVITSFTNIVTTVIAIACVDRFGRKPLLIAGSLGMALTLGGLAYLFGTAGMDAQGNPVLQGTRGMLALICANAYVFSFGFSWGPVVWVLLGEMFPNRIRALALSIAAAAQWVANFAVSATFPSLKGVGLGWAYGLYTTAAVLSLFFAWRYIRETKGKELEQM from the coding sequence ATGGCTCACATCACGGACATCCGAACCGGTGGGGCCTCGGCCCTGCCCCCGCAGGTCTCCACCGCCAAGATTTCCCTGGTGGCGGCCGTGGCCGCGCTGGGCGGGTTTCTCTTCGGGTTCGACACCTCGGTCATCAACGGGGCCGTGGGCGCGCTGCAAACCACCTTCGCCGCGAGCCCCTGGGCCACGGGCCTCGCCGTCTCCTCCGCGCTGGTGGGCTCCGCGGTGGGCGCCTTCTTCGCGGGCTCCATGGCGGACCGGATCGGCCGCGCGCGGACGATGGGGGTGGCCTCGATCCTGTTCGTCATCAGCGCGCTCGGCTCCGGCCTGTGCTTCACCCTGTGGGACTTGAGTGCCTGGCGCCTCCTGGGCGGCGTGGCGATTGGCGTGGCCAGCGTGGTGGCGCCCGCGTACATCGCTGAGATTGCCCCCGCGCACCTGCGGGGCCGGCTCGGGGCGCTGCAGCAGCTCGCCATCGTCATCGGCATCTTCGCCGCGCTGCTCGGAGACTATGCGCTGGCCACCCGCGCGGGCTCGGCCACGGAGCCGCTCTGGTTCGGCGTCGCCGCCTGGCGCTGGATGTTCTGGTCCGCGCTGCCCGCCGCGGCCCTCTACGGCATTGGCGCCCTCTTCATCCCCGAGTCCCCGCGCTACCTCGTCGCCCGGGGCAACGAGACGCAGGCCCTGGCCGTGCTGCGCGGGCTCGTGGGGGACTCGGCGCCCTCCAAGGTGGTGGAGATCCGCCGCTCGCTGAGCACCGAGAGCGTGCCGCGCTTCCGGGACTTGCGCGGGCCCCGCTTCGGCCTGCTGCCCATCGTCTGGGTGGGCATCCTCCTGGCGATGCTCCAGCAGTTCGTGGGCATCAACGTCATCTTCTATTACTCGAGCGTGCTGTGGCAGGCGGTGGGCTTCTCCGAGAAGGACTCGCTGGCCATCACCGTCATCACCAGCTTCACCAACATCGTCACCACCGTCATCGCCATTGCCTGCGTGGACCGCTTCGGGCGCAAGCCGCTGCTCATCGCGGGCTCCCTCGGCATGGCGCTCACCCTGGGGGGCCTTGCCTACCTGTTCGGCACCGCGGGCATGGATGCCCAGGGCAACCCCGTGCTCCAGGGCACCCGGGGCATGCTGGCGCTCATCTGCGCCAACGCCTACGTGTTCAGCTTCGGCTTCTCGTGGGGGCCCGTCGTCTGGGTGCTGCTCGGGGAGATGTTCCCCAACCGGATCCGCGCCCTGGCCCTGTCCATCGCCGCCGCGGCGCAGTGGGTGGCCAACTTCGCGGTGTCCGCCACCTTCCCCTCGCTCAAGGGGGTGGGGCTGGGGTGGGCCTACGGGCTGTACACCACCGCCGCCGTGCTCTCGCTGTTCTTCGCCTGGCGCTACATCCGCGAGACGAAGGGCAAGGAGCTGGAGCAGATGTAG
- a CDS encoding FHA domain-containing protein — MPSVHQLRPFAEAPLEAFRAASGPVALIQQPPDPVFQRVARQLGEGRTVVMAHRTRLVERLLAMLQGFHHLEVHLLQPRRDGEVFTVGRLDTCVLVVPDPSVSKLHAMLRWNAKENRCTVVDAGSMNGTFVNAVPLGAQQELTLNDGDALAFGDSQFLYVHIETLHAHLRLLQDPS, encoded by the coding sequence ATGCCGTCCGTGCACCAGCTCCGCCCCTTCGCTGAAGCCCCTCTGGAGGCCTTCCGGGCCGCGTCCGGGCCGGTGGCCCTCATCCAGCAGCCGCCGGACCCCGTCTTCCAGCGGGTGGCGCGCCAGCTCGGCGAGGGGCGCACCGTCGTCATGGCCCACCGCACCCGGCTGGTGGAGCGGCTCCTGGCCATGCTCCAGGGCTTCCACCACCTGGAAGTCCACCTGCTCCAGCCCCGCCGGGACGGGGAGGTCTTCACTGTAGGACGGTTGGATACCTGTGTGCTGGTGGTGCCGGACCCGTCCGTCTCCAAGCTCCACGCCATGCTGCGCTGGAACGCGAAGGAGAACCGCTGCACGGTGGTGGATGCGGGCTCGATGAACGGCACCTTCGTCAACGCCGTGCCGCTGGGCGCCCAGCAGGAGCTGACGCTCAACGACGGGGATGCGCTGGCCTTCGGGGACTCGCAGTTCCTCTACGTGCACATCGAGACGCTGCACGCGCACCTGCGGCTGCTGCAGGACCCCTCCTAG
- the glpK gene encoding glycerol kinase GlpK, with the protein MAKAKHVLAIDQGTTGTHVTILDARLQVAGRSYREFTQHFPKPSWVEHDLEEIWASSEFCIARALRDAGLKGQDIAAVGITNQRETTGLWHRGTGKPLARAIVWQDRRTADICQGLKARGVEPRVREVTGLVLDPYFSGTKLTWLFEHVKGARTRAEKGEVCFGTIDTWLVYKLTGGAVHVTDVSNASRTLLMDLRSLTWDDELRALLGVPAACLPQIRGSAEVYGTTKGMKSLPDGIPISGMAGDQQAALFGQACFEPGESKCTYGTGAFLLMNTGSTPVRSTAGLLTTVAWRLGERTSYALEGSSFIAGAAVQWLRDGLKVIKRASDIEALAESVKDSGDVVFVPALAGLGAPHWRPEARGLFAGIDRSTTVAHLARAVLEGMALQIHDLADAMRHDSGRDIPAFKVDGGAAANNLLMQYQADVLGTPVVRPRNLETTSLGAAFLGGLGAGVWSSPEAIRRAWKAERTFKPRMKPEVRQRHLDKWKRAVERA; encoded by the coding sequence ATGGCGAAGGCGAAGCACGTCCTGGCGATCGATCAGGGCACCACCGGCACGCACGTCACCATCCTCGACGCGCGGCTCCAGGTGGCGGGCCGCTCCTACCGCGAGTTCACCCAGCACTTCCCCAAGCCCTCGTGGGTGGAGCACGACCTGGAGGAAATTTGGGCCTCCAGCGAATTCTGCATCGCCCGGGCGCTGCGGGACGCGGGGCTCAAGGGGCAGGACATCGCCGCGGTGGGCATCACCAACCAGCGCGAAACGACAGGCCTGTGGCACCGGGGAACGGGCAAGCCGTTGGCGCGCGCCATCGTGTGGCAGGACCGGCGCACCGCGGACATCTGCCAGGGGCTCAAGGCGCGCGGCGTGGAGCCCCGGGTGCGCGAGGTGACGGGGCTGGTGTTGGATCCGTACTTCTCGGGCACCAAGCTCACCTGGCTGTTCGAGCACGTGAAGGGGGCCCGGACGCGCGCGGAGAAGGGCGAGGTGTGCTTCGGCACCATCGACACGTGGCTCGTCTACAAGCTCACCGGGGGCGCGGTGCACGTCACCGACGTGTCCAACGCCAGCCGCACGCTGCTCATGGACCTGCGCTCGCTCACCTGGGATGACGAGCTGCGGGCGCTCCTGGGCGTGCCGGCCGCGTGCCTGCCGCAGATCCGCGGCTCGGCGGAGGTGTACGGCACCACGAAGGGGATGAAGAGCCTGCCGGACGGCATCCCCATCTCGGGCATGGCGGGCGACCAGCAGGCGGCGCTCTTCGGGCAGGCGTGCTTCGAGCCCGGCGAGTCCAAGTGCACCTACGGCACGGGGGCCTTCCTGCTGATGAACACCGGAAGCACGCCAGTGCGCTCCACGGCGGGGCTGCTCACCACGGTGGCGTGGCGCCTGGGCGAGCGCACCAGCTATGCGCTGGAGGGCAGTTCCTTCATCGCGGGCGCGGCGGTGCAGTGGCTGCGCGATGGGCTCAAGGTCATCAAGCGCGCCTCGGACATCGAGGCGCTGGCCGAGAGCGTGAAGGACTCCGGGGACGTCGTCTTCGTGCCGGCGCTGGCGGGGCTGGGCGCGCCGCACTGGCGCCCGGAGGCGCGCGGGCTGTTCGCGGGCATCGACCGCTCCACCACGGTGGCGCACCTGGCGCGCGCGGTGCTGGAGGGCATGGCGCTGCAGATTCATGACCTGGCGGACGCGATGCGCCACGACAGCGGCCGGGACATCCCCGCCTTCAAGGTGGACGGGGGCGCGGCGGCCAACAACCTGCTCATGCAGTACCAGGCGGACGTGCTGGGCACGCCGGTGGTGCGCCCGCGCAACCTGGAGACGACGAGCCTGGGCGCGGCGTTCCTGGGCGGCCTGGGCGCGGGGGTGTGGAGCAGCCCGGAGGCCATCCGCCGGGCGTGGAAGGCCGAGCGCACCTTCAAGCCGCGGATGAAGCCCGAGGTGCGCCAGCGGCACCTGGACAAGTGGAAGCGCGCGGTGGAGCGGGCATGA
- a CDS encoding 4a-hydroxytetrahydrobiopterin dehydratase — protein sequence MALTQLTSEALQSFLTSHPGWTHEGGMLRRTYEFPAFLTGIAFVERVGQAAERADHHPDIDIRWRKVTLALVTHDAGGLTSRDTNLAAEADRLFKETTGQ from the coding sequence ATGGCCCTCACGCAGTTGACCTCCGAAGCCCTCCAGTCCTTCCTCACCAGCCACCCCGGGTGGACGCACGAAGGGGGGATGCTCCGCCGCACCTACGAATTCCCGGCGTTCCTCACGGGCATCGCCTTCGTGGAGCGGGTGGGCCAGGCCGCGGAGCGCGCGGACCACCACCCGGACATCGACATCCGCTGGCGCAAGGTGACGCTGGCGCTCGTCACGCACGACGCGGGGGGGCTCACCTCGCGGGACACGAACCTGGCGGCCGAGGCGGACCGCCTCTTCAAGGAGACCACGGGCCAGTAG
- a CDS encoding PepSY-associated TM helix domain-containing protein: MRLSVRSFLFWPHLVAGLLAGLIIGVMCFTGVALAFEHQILDWADQEARQVAVPSPGAPRLPMDALLSRVRAAHPETPPSAVTEYPEPTLAVTVSTGRGTGVYVNPYTGEVRGWGAPGWRAFLQTMESWHRWLGTEGDTRPIGKAITGASNALFLFLGVTGLYLWMPRKWTRRILRPSIWYRRGLKGKARDWNWHNVTGFWLLPVLIVLTATGMVISYKGISDLVFTWAGETPPATGGPPPGRPVQVPVPPPGSAPVPLEAAFAQARRQLPAWESIHLRLGGGGGKKGAGEGLSALSFAIREPEGWPLFAATQVFVDPYTAQVLRQDAFADLSTGNRVRRWLRFLHTGEALGLPGQFIAALASLGGLLLVWTGFALSWRRFFPAKRPVSEQIETTP, encoded by the coding sequence ATGCGCCTCAGCGTCCGTTCCTTCCTGTTCTGGCCCCACCTCGTCGCGGGCCTTCTCGCCGGGCTCATCATCGGCGTCATGTGCTTCACGGGCGTCGCGCTCGCCTTCGAGCATCAGATCCTCGACTGGGCGGATCAGGAGGCGCGGCAGGTGGCCGTGCCCTCGCCGGGCGCGCCCCGCCTGCCCATGGATGCGCTGCTCTCCCGCGTGCGCGCCGCCCACCCCGAGACGCCGCCCTCGGCGGTGACGGAGTACCCCGAGCCCACCCTGGCGGTGACGGTGAGCACCGGCCGGGGGACGGGCGTTTATGTGAATCCCTACACGGGCGAGGTGCGCGGCTGGGGCGCCCCGGGCTGGCGCGCGTTCCTTCAGACGATGGAGTCCTGGCACCGGTGGCTGGGCACGGAAGGCGACACCCGCCCCATCGGCAAGGCCATCACCGGCGCGAGCAATGCCCTGTTCCTGTTCCTGGGCGTGACGGGCCTCTACCTGTGGATGCCGCGCAAGTGGACGCGGCGCATCCTGCGGCCGTCGATCTGGTACCGGCGCGGGCTCAAGGGCAAGGCGCGCGACTGGAACTGGCACAACGTCACCGGCTTCTGGCTGCTGCCCGTGCTTATCGTCCTGACGGCCACGGGCATGGTCATCTCCTACAAGGGGATTTCGGATCTCGTCTTCACATGGGCCGGGGAGACGCCGCCCGCCACCGGGGGGCCTCCGCCCGGGCGTCCCGTCCAGGTGCCCGTGCCGCCGCCGGGCAGCGCGCCGGTGCCCCTCGAGGCGGCCTTCGCCCAGGCCCGCAGGCAGCTTCCCGCCTGGGAGAGCATCCACCTGAGGCTGGGCGGCGGTGGGGGGAAGAAAGGCGCCGGGGAAGGCCTCTCCGCCCTGAGCTTCGCCATCCGTGAGCCGGAGGGCTGGCCCCTCTTCGCGGCGACGCAGGTGTTCGTGGATCCCTACACCGCCCAAGTGCTGCGCCAGGATGCCTTCGCGGATCTCTCCACCGGCAACCGGGTGCGCCGGTGGCTGCGCTTCCTGCACACGGGCGAGGCGCTGGGCCTCCCTGGCCAGTTCATCGCCGCCCTCGCCTCACTGGGAGGCCTGCTCCTCGTGTGGACCGGCTTCGCCCTGTCCTGGCGCCGCTTCTTCCCGGCCAAGCGCCCGGTGTCCGAGCAGATCGAAACCACTCCCTAG
- a CDS encoding energy transducer TonB, which yields MILSRSIELHAPGSGEVQDASARGQLFRMGEPPRGGGERVRWGWALVLAVLVHVGAAGLGLMVPPEVRPVAPPEAPPELVFMQFAPPPPPPAASNPAPQPVQAERVKPRTKVLPSQPVMPRTIPQELPKEVPVEVPVEPEPAVAEPEVAAEAAPAPAPVADSAGVAGGVAGGVVNGQEGGLVGATGDALQLKQVARAPGVLKQVSPRYPRAARSDGIEGLVLVRVIIGVDGRIEPGSMQVLRSVAALDEAALAAVSQWRFSPALGHQGRPVRVIVEIPIQFSLK from the coding sequence ATGATTCTCAGTCGTAGCATCGAACTGCACGCGCCCGGCTCTGGCGAAGTCCAGGATGCCTCGGCCCGCGGGCAGCTCTTCCGCATGGGAGAGCCGCCCCGAGGGGGAGGCGAGCGGGTGCGGTGGGGCTGGGCGTTGGTTCTCGCGGTGCTCGTTCATGTGGGGGCGGCAGGGCTTGGCCTGATGGTGCCCCCCGAGGTCCGGCCGGTGGCGCCGCCCGAGGCGCCGCCCGAGCTGGTGTTCATGCAGTTCGCGCCGCCGCCGCCGCCGCCCGCCGCTAGCAATCCGGCCCCGCAGCCGGTGCAGGCCGAGCGGGTGAAGCCGCGCACGAAGGTGCTCCCGTCGCAGCCGGTGATGCCCCGGACCATTCCGCAGGAGCTTCCCAAGGAAGTGCCCGTCGAGGTGCCCGTCGAGCCCGAGCCCGCCGTGGCCGAGCCGGAGGTGGCCGCCGAGGCGGCGCCTGCCCCGGCGCCCGTGGCGGACAGCGCGGGTGTGGCCGGGGGCGTGGCGGGGGGCGTGGTGAATGGCCAGGAGGGTGGGCTCGTGGGCGCCACCGGAGACGCGCTGCAGCTGAAGCAGGTGGCGCGCGCCCCGGGGGTGCTCAAGCAGGTGTCTCCCCGCTATCCCCGGGCCGCCCGGAGCGATGGCATCGAGGGGCTCGTCCTGGTGCGCGTCATCATTGGTGTCGATGGGCGCATCGAGCCTGGCAGCATGCAGGTCCTCCGCTCCGTGGCCGCGCTCGACGAGGCGGCCCTGGCCGCCGTCAGTCAGTGGCGCTTCTCGCCCGCCCTGGGCCACCAGGGCAGGCCCGTGCGCGTCATCGTCGAGATCCCCATTCAGTTCTCCCTGAAGTGA